The Burkholderia cepacia ATCC 25416 genome includes a window with the following:
- a CDS encoding tartrate dehydrogenase translates to MTDKTYRIAVIPGDGIGREVMPEGLRALDAVTARFGIRFDFVQIDWASCDYYAQHGKMMPDDWKAQLSGMDAILFGAVGWPATVPDHVSLWGSLLKFRREFDQYINLRPARLFDGVPSPLAGRRAGDIDFMIVRENTEGEYSSVGGTMFEGTDREIVMQQAIFTRHGTERVLKFAFELAQRRAKRLTVATKSNGIAISMPWWDARTAEMAERYPDIAVDKQHIDILCARFVLQPDRFDVVVASNLFGDILSDLGPACTGTIGIAPSANLNPDRTFPSLFEPVHGSAPDITGQYIANPVAMIWSAALMLDFLGNGAGREREAHDAIVAAIEDVLRTGPHTRDLGGNARTQEVGEAIAARIAG, encoded by the coding sequence ATGACCGACAAGACCTACAGAATTGCCGTGATCCCCGGCGACGGCATCGGCCGCGAAGTGATGCCCGAGGGCCTGCGCGCACTCGACGCCGTGACCGCGCGCTTCGGCATCCGCTTCGACTTCGTCCAGATCGACTGGGCGAGCTGCGACTACTACGCACAGCACGGCAAGATGATGCCGGACGACTGGAAGGCACAGCTCTCGGGCATGGACGCAATCCTGTTCGGCGCGGTCGGCTGGCCCGCGACGGTGCCCGATCACGTTTCGCTGTGGGGCTCGCTGCTGAAATTCCGCCGCGAATTCGACCAGTACATCAACCTGCGGCCCGCGCGCCTGTTCGACGGCGTGCCGTCGCCGCTCGCCGGCCGCCGCGCGGGCGACATCGACTTCATGATCGTGCGCGAGAACACCGAGGGCGAGTATTCGTCGGTCGGCGGCACGATGTTCGAAGGCACCGATCGCGAGATCGTGATGCAGCAGGCGATCTTCACGCGTCACGGCACCGAGCGCGTGCTGAAATTCGCGTTCGAACTCGCGCAGCGGCGCGCGAAGCGCCTCACCGTCGCGACGAAGAGCAACGGCATCGCGATCAGCATGCCGTGGTGGGACGCGCGCACGGCCGAGATGGCCGAACGCTATCCCGACATCGCCGTCGACAAGCAGCACATCGACATCCTGTGCGCGCGTTTCGTGCTGCAGCCGGACCGCTTCGACGTCGTCGTCGCGTCGAACCTGTTCGGCGACATCCTGTCGGATCTCGGGCCCGCGTGTACGGGCACGATCGGCATCGCGCCGTCGGCGAACCTGAACCCCGACCGCACGTTTCCGTCGCTGTTCGAACCCGTGCACGGCTCCGCGCCCGACATCACGGGGCAATACATCGCGAACCCGGTCGCGATGATCTGGTCGGCGGCCCTGATGCTCGACTTCCTCGGCAACGGCGCAGGCCGCGAACGCGAAGCGCACGATGCGATCGTCGCCGCGATCGAGGACGTGCTGCGCACGGGGCCGCATACGCGCGATCTCGGCGGCAACGCGAGGACACAGGAAGTGGGCGAGGCGATCGCCGCGCGCATCGCGGGCTGA